The DNA window AAGTGGGATTCCTTCTGTATTGATGTCTAAAATGCCTGGGTCTGTCGTTCTTCAACCTTCGAATGATGAAATCTGGTTAGACCAATTAGCTGCTGCTTTAGCTATGCTGCATCAAAAAGATGCAACCGAATTTCCTTATGAATACTCTCCTTATAATGATGCGTTTCTTTTAGAAAAACCGACATGGTCTAAAGTTCAAAATGATTGGATGCGTGCTTTTTACATCGTTTCTGGTAGCCGCGCAGTATCCCGAGAATGTTTAATCCACCGCGATTTTCATCCGGCTAATGTGCTATGGGAAAATCGACAAGTGAGCGCCATCGTCGATTGGGTAAATGCTTGTCGAGGACCAGCGGGAATTGATGTAGGACATTGTCGCGTTAACTTGGCACAAATGTACGGTATTTCTGTGGCCAATGATTTTTTAGCGGCTTACGAACGTTATGCAGGCAGTAACTTTACGTATGATCCTTATTGGGATCTTGTCTCGTTGACAGATATTTTAGATGGATCGCCTACTGTTTACCCCGGATGGAAAGCTTTCGGGATGAAAGGTTTATCTAATGAGTTAGTACGCCACCGATTAGATGATTATTTATTGAGTTTACTAGACCGATTTGATGATTTTTAAGTCGTTCTCTAAAGGTGTTCATTAAAATTCTAGGTTTGATTTCTCCAATAAAGGCAATATACAACAATAAGTGAGTTTTTGAGGAGGAAATCAAATGACAGATGGTCAATTAGATCAATTAAAAAAACAATTAGAAGAACAAGCGGCATCTTTAGAAGAACGCGTTGAACAAACAGAAGAATATGAGTCAACAGAGCTTTCAAATTATGACAATCATCCAGGTGATAATGCAACAGAGCTATATGACCAAGAGCGTGATTTAGCGATGGCGCAGTTTAAAGAAGGCGAACTGGAAAAAACAAAAGCAGCACTGGCTGCAATTGAAGACGGTACTTACGGAAAATGTGCAGTTTGCGGTAAGGATATTCCGTTCGAGCGCTTAGAGGCATTGCCAACAGCGCTTACGTGCATCGATCACGCAGACCAAGAGCCTGATTTGGAAAGCCGCCCATCGGAAGAGGATGTACTGCAAGCCTCTACAAAACAGCCCGTTGAAAAAGAAGACGGTGCTATACGAGATTACGAAGATAGCTTTGAAGATGTTGAAGATTTCGGCTCATCAGATACGCCGCAAGATCAGCCAAATGAAGACCCACAGAAATTTTTCAAAGACGAAAAGTAATAGCAATCCCCTCCTGCCTATAGGTATGGAGGGGTTTTAGATAATGTTCGTATTTCCCGGGAAATACGAACGGAGGAGAGTGCTAATGGATACGTTAGAAAAAGAAATTTATGTCTTAGAATGCAGTCATTTAAAGCCGGATGTTCGGGTGTCAGCCCAAAAACTTGCTAAAGTGTTGGATGATGAATTTTTTGAATTTGGTAGTTCTGGTGGCGTCATCAAACGTTCAAATTATAATGGCGATCATGCGTTAAATCCAGACCCAATGGAGATTAAGTTCTTTACTATGCATCCATTAGGGCCGGAAGCTGTGTTGACGACTTATCAAGTACATAATCATAAAACAGGAAGGCTGACGAATCGGAGTTCAGTGTGGAAGAAAAGGCAAAATGGATGGAAGTTGTTTTTTCATCAAGGAACCGTTTCAAACAGCGAGGTGTTTGAATAAGCGGTGAATAGGCTATTCACATAACAGTACTATTTATTGGTGAAGGAGGAAACGATATGGAACATGCCATCGTATTATTTGATGGAGATTGCAATTTTTGTGATTCGAGCGTTCAATTTATCATAAACCATGATTCGGCGGGTTATTATCAATTTGCATCACTGCAAAGTGAAATTGGCCAAGAACTCTCTAAAAAGCACAATGTACCGGATGATGTAGACAGCTTAGTATTGATAGAAGATGGTCAAGCCTATGTAAAATCTGAAGGTGCCTTAATGATTTCACACCATTTAACAGGTCTTTGGAAATTAGCGCATTATTTGAAGCCTTTTCCTCGTGCACTGCGAGACGGGGCATATGATGTCATCGCTAAAAACCGTTATAAAGTGTTTGGGAAATTAGACAGTTGCATGTTGCCACCGCCCCACATACGCAAACGATTTTTAGATAAGTAAATGCAAAAACCCGAATCTGGAAGTGCACCAGTTCGGGTTTTTTTGTAACTATTTTAAAACTAATAAAAGTTAGATAGTCGCCAATACTTATTGGCGGTTGGCCCAGCCATAAAAGTAAGACCTTCACTTTCAGATTGATGAATTTCTGTCCATTGATGATCTTCCCCGTACTTTAAATAAACTTCATGATTTGGTGATTGATCATGCATGCCCATAATAGTGTAGGTGCCATCACGGTAAAAATCAGCCGAAAGATTATAGTCGATATTCGGTGAAGTGGTGAGTGGATTTCCTACGCAATGTGTTAGCGCGACAGAAATTTTCTGGTCGGACTCGACAGTTTTTGTTAACTCAATTTTTTCCGCTGAAGCAACGTCTGATTTGCTGAATTTTTTAAGCCAATTGTAACCAATCGTCGGACCCACTTGTTTGTCCCAAGATAGTGGGGGCTCGTTGTCATTAAACGACACTGTGAAATTCACATGAGTTCGGTACTCGAGTGAATCGGGGTCAAATGCTCGATCATCGCCTTTGAAATAATGAAAAGGAGAGAGCAGGTTTGGATTTTTCAACAAAGTATCCGGTAAAAAAGTATTATAGCGGAAATGCCATACAGGTTGAATCTCTTTTGTATTTTGATCAGCTAAAAGTGAGTGCAAAGGAGCTAGTTTTTGTGTAATCCAAAAATCTTCCATTGCTGCTTTTTCTTTAGAAGAGTTATGTTGCAATGCACCAAAAAGCTTATGCAACGACAAGTTTTGTTTGCTAAACTTTCTGCCTGCCCGTGAAACGGGACGTTTGCCACGAATCCAGTACGTGCATGGTTGCTCGTTTGGAACTCCGTAATCTGTATACTGATTTTTTTCAACGGACTCAATAAATTGACCATTGCGGTAAATATCAAATGCAGTAATGCCTTCAATTTTCCCCCATGCTAAAGAGATCCGACTATCGGAAACAATTGTCGTCAAAACGATTTCTGCTAAAAGGTTTTCACTATTTGTTTTCCTATTTTCTGTACCGGTTTGCAACTTAATTTTATCTGTCCAATTGCCTGAAGAATCCAGACGTTCAAGGGTATACGTGTATAACTCACCTTCATCAACTTCTTCATCTTTAAGAAGGTTTTGGGTGCCAGTATAAATAATTTGCTCGTCTCGTTTGACTCGGCAAACGTCTTCTGTAGCTGTCCATGTAAAGGAAATCATTGAATTGGATTGCTCCAAAAGAAGTATATCTAACACAGTCATTTCCACACCTCCCGTTTCTACTGTTAGAGATATACCCTTTTGCACAGAAAAATGAACATCCTTTTGCAAGATTAATAAATCGTGAGAAATTTAAAAAAGCTCTTTTCAAAGCTGACAATTAGGAAGTTAGAAATTTAACTGTATAATTAAAATAGTGAAAAAGAGAGTAGATAAAAGTGGAGGAATAGTAGTGGAAAATACGCATCAAATAAAACGTTTTGCTGATTTTGATGAAGCAGCTGCCTATATATTAGAATTGCTAGGAAAACATATTGATATTAGTACTTTGTTTATTGCTAAAAACGATGGAAAGACAAACAATATCATTAAGGCACGTAATACGAAAGCAAAGCTAGTAGAAGAAGGAAGTGCCATGCCTCTTCCTCAGTCCTACTGCAGTTTGAGTCTTAACCACGGTCCTAAACCTTTAGTGATCGAGGATTTATCCCGAAATGAGCTAACACAATCTATGGAGATTACTAAAAGTTTTGGCCAAGGAACGTTCGTTGGCGTACCGGTTTATTATAGTGATAATACGATTTATGGAACAATTTGTGGACTGGATGATCAGTTCTATAAGCTTACAGAAGAAGATCTGTCCACTTTTGAAACAATGTCGACATTATTAACTTACGTACTTGAGCTCGAAAAAGCAAATCAACAAATACAAACATTGACTGCTCCTATTGTTCCTGTTGCTAAGGGGATAGCTATCGTTCCTGTGATTGGCGATATTACAGCTTCTCGCGCACAAATGATTATCAAGCATGTACTTGAAAAATGTAGCGCTGAAACAATGGATCATTTGATTATTGATCTCTCTGGGGTTTTAGAAATCAATGCGGTAGTCGCAGAATATTTATTAAAACTAGTAAATATTTTAAAAGTGGTTGGTGTTACACCGGCAATTACAGGAATTCAACCTCTTATGGCCATAAAAGTTCCTCATTTTGCAGCTGAATTGAAAGACGTAATGATCGAAGTTAATGTAGAGGTAGCTTTAAAAAAGCTAGGGCTTATATTAGTAACAGAAGACATAAAAAAACCAGACTTTCGTTGAGAAAGTCTGGTTTTTTGTCAAATGTATAAAACGATTCAACCTTTTACTCTACTAGCTTTCTTTATCAAAAAAAACATGTTTGAGTTCCCAAGAGTCACCAATCTCCAACACACCAAACGAAAATTGTGCTTGTCGTCTTTTATCAGTGGGCGATCCTGGATTGAATAATGTGACACCGTCAACTTTTTTCATGACGGGTGTATGAGAATGTCCGAAGACAATAATATCAACATTATCACTAGCAAATGTATCATACGCATGTTGTTCAGTAGGTTTTTGGTTACTATCCCCATGAACAACACCAATTTTCAACTCACCAAATGTTAAAATCTTTGTACGTCCAAACTTATCTAGTATATCCCATGGATCAACGTTGCCAGTAACACCGTCGATTTCCGCATATGCAGCAAGTTCGTGATAAACGTCCATTGTTTGCCAATCCCCCGCATGGATAATGAAATCTGCTTTTTCACATGCTTCTATTAATTGTTTCGGCAGTTTTTTGGCGCGGAATGGAATGTGAGTATCTGAAACAATAACAATGTTCTTCATCTAAACGCCTCCAGTCTCTTTCTTTCACTTTACCAAATAAAATCCTCAAGGTCGAAATCTAACTCTAGTTTTTCGTCAGCAGTATAAAAGAGCTTAAGCCTGCAGTCTTGTGTGTGAAAAGACCTGTTATTTAGAAAAATAAAAACCGTATTTTTTGCAAAATATCAATAAAATATTGAAATCAGCTATTTTTCTGCAAGTTAAAAGTAGTTATGAAGGATTGAATTCATATAGTTCCAATTATATACTAGGAATAAGAATCTTTGGTTGATTCTTGGAAAAGAAGGGAGAGAGAGCATGAAGAAGTTTAAAGTTTTGTTATTTGCCTTATTTACTATTTTATTCTTAGGTTTTTCTCAAACCTCTGCT is part of the Planococcus sp. PAMC 21323 genome and encodes:
- a CDS encoding thiol-disulfide oxidoreductase DCC family protein — translated: MEHAIVLFDGDCNFCDSSVQFIINHDSAGYYQFASLQSEIGQELSKKHNVPDDVDSLVLIEDGQAYVKSEGALMISHHLTGLWKLAHYLKPFPRALRDGAYDVIAKNRYKVFGKLDSCMLPPPHIRKRFLDK
- a CDS encoding metallophosphoesterase family protein; the protein is MKNIVIVSDTHIPFRAKKLPKQLIEACEKADFIIHAGDWQTMDVYHELAAYAEIDGVTGNVDPWDILDKFGRTKILTFGELKIGVVHGDSNQKPTEQHAYDTFASDNVDIIVFGHSHTPVMKKVDGVTLFNPGSPTDKRRQAQFSFGVLEIGDSWELKHVFFDKES
- a CDS encoding nuclear transport factor 2 family protein; the encoded protein is MDTLEKEIYVLECSHLKPDVRVSAQKLAKVLDDEFFEFGSSGGVIKRSNYNGDHALNPDPMEIKFFTMHPLGPEAVLTTYQVHNHKTGRLTNRSSVWKKRQNGWKLFFHQGTVSNSEVFE
- a CDS encoding STAS domain-containing protein, producing MENTHQIKRFADFDEAAAYILELLGKHIDISTLFIAKNDGKTNNIIKARNTKAKLVEEGSAMPLPQSYCSLSLNHGPKPLVIEDLSRNELTQSMEITKSFGQGTFVGVPVYYSDNTIYGTICGLDDQFYKLTEEDLSTFETMSTLLTYVLELEKANQQIQTLTAPIVPVAKGIAIVPVIGDITASRAQMIIKHVLEKCSAETMDHLIIDLSGVLEINAVVAEYLLKLVNILKVVGVTPAITGIQPLMAIKVPHFAAELKDVMIEVNVEVALKKLGLILVTEDIKKPDFR
- a CDS encoding TraR/DksA C4-type zinc finger protein, giving the protein MTDGQLDQLKKQLEEQAASLEERVEQTEEYESTELSNYDNHPGDNATELYDQERDLAMAQFKEGELEKTKAALAAIEDGTYGKCAVCGKDIPFERLEALPTALTCIDHADQEPDLESRPSEEDVLQASTKQPVEKEDGAIRDYEDSFEDVEDFGSSDTPQDQPNEDPQKFFKDEK
- a CDS encoding phosphotransferase family protein gives rise to the protein MAENDGHGLQEQSVEWVKAQFDEPVEVKNVKPLTGATSSTLYELVVSKESLECSYVLRLFHKADWLAKEPDLAKHEATSLQYAEKMGLPTPHLIAYDETGEKSGIPSVLMSKMPGSVVLQPSNDEIWLDQLAAALAMLHQKDATEFPYEYSPYNDAFLLEKPTWSKVQNDWMRAFYIVSGSRAVSRECLIHRDFHPANVLWENRQVSAIVDWVNACRGPAGIDVGHCRVNLAQMYGISVANDFLAAYERYAGSNFTYDPYWDLVSLTDILDGSPTVYPGWKAFGMKGLSNELVRHRLDDYLLSLLDRFDDF
- a CDS encoding DUF3238 domain-containing protein, which produces MTVLDILLLEQSNSMISFTWTATEDVCRVKRDEQIIYTGTQNLLKDEEVDEGELYTYTLERLDSSGNWTDKIKLQTGTENRKTNSENLLAEIVLTTIVSDSRISLAWGKIEGITAFDIYRNGQFIESVEKNQYTDYGVPNEQPCTYWIRGKRPVSRAGRKFSKQNLSLHKLFGALQHNSSKEKAAMEDFWITQKLAPLHSLLADQNTKEIQPVWHFRYNTFLPDTLLKNPNLLSPFHYFKGDDRAFDPDSLEYRTHVNFTVSFNDNEPPLSWDKQVGPTIGYNWLKKFSKSDVASAEKIELTKTVESDQKISVALTHCVGNPLTTSPNIDYNLSADFYRDGTYTIMGMHDQSPNHEVYLKYGEDHQWTEIHQSESEGLTFMAGPTANKYWRLSNFY